One region of Catenuloplanes indicus genomic DNA includes:
- a CDS encoding family 43 glycosylhydrolase, with protein MPPEATVLRTVLAGVVLSVSAVVGVDAAAVLPAGAASLESVGNPGRYVRHQDSLARLDPVSPVSAAQLKSDATFTIVNGLASPACYSFQARNGQFLRHRDWRLRIDTNTGDATFRADATFCAVDGALASYNYPGRRVRQRDFALWLDAVVDTPEFRADSAFRIVAPWAPRTTRNPVLPGLFADPHIAAFNGRYYLYPTTDGYASWSGTYYKAFSSADLVTWTDHGVILDHGPDVSWADNSAWAPAVAAANGRYYLYFSGGAAGGNTAKQLGVAVSGSPAGPFRDALGVPLVRSGQFSGGQAIDPMVFTDDDGRSYLYWGQGVARAVPLHADMVSFDPAQVRTITPAGYNEAPFVFKRNGVYYLMWSENDTRSEDYRVAYATGAGPLGPWTPRGVVLQKRLDAGIKGPGHHSVVRAPGTDTWYIAYHRFAVPAGDGTNRETAIDPMTFGADGSIRPVVPSP; from the coding sequence TTGCCTCCGGAGGCGACCGTGCTCCGCACCGTGCTCGCGGGTGTCGTCCTGTCCGTGTCCGCCGTGGTGGGCGTCGACGCGGCCGCGGTGCTGCCGGCCGGTGCCGCGTCGCTGGAGTCGGTCGGCAACCCCGGGCGGTACGTGCGGCACCAGGACTCGCTCGCCCGGCTCGATCCGGTGAGCCCGGTCAGCGCGGCGCAGCTCAAGTCGGACGCCACGTTCACGATCGTCAACGGCCTGGCGTCGCCGGCGTGCTACTCGTTCCAGGCGCGGAACGGGCAGTTCCTGCGGCATCGCGACTGGCGGCTGCGGATCGACACGAACACCGGCGACGCCACGTTCCGTGCGGACGCCACGTTCTGTGCCGTGGACGGCGCGCTCGCGTCGTACAACTATCCCGGCCGGCGGGTCCGGCAGCGGGACTTCGCGCTCTGGCTGGACGCCGTCGTCGACACGCCGGAGTTCCGTGCGGACAGCGCGTTCCGGATCGTCGCGCCGTGGGCGCCGCGCACCACGCGGAACCCGGTGCTCCCCGGCCTGTTCGCCGACCCGCACATCGCCGCGTTCAACGGCCGCTACTACCTCTATCCGACCACCGACGGGTACGCGAGCTGGTCCGGTACCTACTACAAGGCGTTCTCCTCGGCCGACCTGGTCACCTGGACCGACCACGGTGTGATCCTGGACCACGGGCCCGACGTGTCCTGGGCCGACAACTCCGCGTGGGCGCCCGCGGTCGCGGCCGCGAACGGGCGCTACTACCTGTACTTCAGTGGCGGCGCGGCCGGTGGCAACACGGCGAAACAGCTCGGCGTGGCGGTCTCCGGCTCGCCGGCCGGCCCGTTCCGGGACGCGCTCGGCGTGCCGCTGGTCCGATCCGGGCAGTTCTCCGGCGGGCAGGCGATCGACCCGATGGTCTTCACCGACGACGACGGACGGTCCTATCTGTACTGGGGTCAGGGTGTGGCGCGGGCGGTGCCGCTCCACGCGGACATGGTGTCGTTCGACCCGGCGCAGGTCCGGACGATCACGCCGGCCGGCTACAACGAGGCGCCGTTCGTGTTCAAGCGGAACGGCGTCTACTACCTGATGTGGTCGGAGAACGACACGCGCAGCGAGGACTACCGCGTCGCGTACGCCACCGGCGCCGGGCCGCTCGGGCCGTGGACGCCGCGAGGCGTGGTGCTGCAGAAGCGGCTCGACGCGGGGATCAAGGGGCCGGGGCATCACTCGGTGGTCCGGGCGCCGGGCACGGACACCTGGTACATCGCTTACCACCGGTTCGCGGTCCCGGCCGGCGACGGCACCAACCGGGAGACCGCGATCGACCCGATGACGTTCGGCGCGGACGGCTCGATCCGCCCGGTCGTCCCGAGCCCGTGA
- a CDS encoding endo-1,4-beta-xylanase — protein METADSTGDLHLDDVTVSYVPATPIQTGIPSIKDVVDEFPVGAAITPAALLGEHGKLLAKHFDSVTPGNALKWDATEPSEGTFRFADADTMVAFAQANDMAVRGHTLVWHNQTPAWVFLDDTGAPMTATAANKALLLARLEAHIRAVVGHYGDDIPVWDVVNEVIDESQPDGYRRSRWYEIAGLDYIRTAFRVAREVAPDATLVINDYNTNVPAKRDKLYALVALLKSEGVPIDAVGHQMHVNIDWPATAEVEAMIQKFVPLGVEQQITEMDVSIYTSESESFPTPPADRLLKVAYKYRDLFALYRRYAAEITSVTVWGLADDDTWLDTFPVTRKDAPLLFDTRLQAKDAYWGVVDPSRIGTVGTPTPTVSASPGASASPTPSGTAGACTVTYRVTGQWPGGFQGDVKVTNGAPAALASWTLGWEFTGGQRVSQVWGGAGGQSGTAVTIRNAAWNGTLAPGASASVGFLAGWTGVNPAPAAFTLNGTTCTTA, from the coding sequence GTGGAGACCGCGGACAGCACGGGCGACCTCCACCTGGACGACGTCACCGTCTCGTACGTACCGGCCACGCCGATCCAGACCGGCATCCCGTCGATCAAGGACGTGGTGGACGAGTTCCCGGTCGGCGCCGCGATCACACCGGCCGCGCTGCTCGGCGAGCACGGCAAGCTGCTGGCCAAGCACTTCGACTCGGTCACGCCCGGCAACGCGCTGAAGTGGGACGCGACCGAGCCGTCCGAGGGCACGTTCCGGTTCGCCGACGCGGACACCATGGTCGCGTTCGCGCAGGCGAACGACATGGCGGTGCGCGGTCACACGCTGGTCTGGCACAACCAGACGCCGGCCTGGGTGTTCCTGGACGACACCGGCGCACCGATGACCGCCACCGCGGCGAACAAGGCGCTGCTGCTGGCCCGGCTGGAGGCGCACATCCGCGCGGTGGTCGGCCACTACGGCGACGACATACCGGTGTGGGACGTGGTGAACGAGGTGATCGACGAGTCGCAGCCCGACGGCTACCGGCGCAGCCGCTGGTACGAGATCGCCGGGCTGGACTACATCCGCACCGCGTTCCGGGTGGCCCGCGAGGTCGCGCCGGACGCCACGCTGGTGATCAACGACTACAACACGAACGTGCCGGCCAAGCGCGACAAGCTGTACGCGCTGGTCGCGCTGCTGAAGAGCGAGGGCGTGCCGATCGACGCGGTCGGGCACCAGATGCACGTCAACATCGACTGGCCGGCCACCGCCGAGGTCGAGGCGATGATCCAGAAGTTCGTCCCGCTCGGCGTGGAACAGCAGATCACCGAGATGGACGTGTCGATCTACACCAGCGAGTCCGAGTCGTTCCCCACGCCACCGGCGGACCGGCTGCTCAAGGTGGCGTACAAGTACCGGGACCTGTTCGCGCTCTACCGCCGGTACGCCGCGGAGATCACCTCGGTGACGGTCTGGGGGCTGGCGGACGACGACACCTGGCTGGACACGTTCCCGGTGACGCGCAAGGACGCGCCGCTGCTCTTCGACACCCGGTTGCAGGCGAAGGACGCGTACTGGGGCGTGGTCGACCCGTCCAGGATCGGCACGGTCGGCACACCGACGCCGACCGTGAGCGCGAGTCCCGGCGCCAGCGCGAGCCCGACGCCGTCCGGCACCGCCGGGGCGTGCACGGTCACCTACCGGGTCACCGGCCAGTGGCCGGGCGGCTTCCAGGGCGACGTGAAGGTCACCAACGGCGCACCGGCCGCGCTCGCGTCCTGGACGCTCGGCTGGGAGTTCACCGGCGGCCAGCGGGTCAGCCAGGTGTGGGGCGGCGCCGGCGGCCAGTCCGGCACCGCGGTCACGATCCGCAACGCGGCCTGGAACGGCACGCTCGCGCCGGGCGCCTCGGCGAGCGTCGGCTTCCTCGCCGGCTGGACCGGCGTGAACCCGGCACCGGCCGCGTTCACGCTCAACGGCACCACCTGCACCACCGCCTGA
- a CDS encoding DUF3558 family protein, with amino-acid sequence MIRRRALPLIAAAVLTVPALSGCVLISTENPEPAPPAATTPAPAETGKPSGLPNALPSGMPGLPNGKPGGTKPADGATIGDPCDLLTRIEVIALTGRQVSQVDPDGEDETAAARFCQWQLTDGQLAVFLSHTTKTEFARQASTGTPVPGLGDDAFTQSGHLYVRTGTLLLDVYARGGEDAANLKVAKQVATKILPKLG; translated from the coding sequence ATGATCCGCCGCCGCGCCCTCCCGCTGATCGCCGCCGCCGTCCTCACCGTGCCCGCGCTCTCCGGCTGCGTCCTGATCAGCACGGAGAACCCCGAGCCCGCCCCGCCCGCCGCCACCACGCCCGCGCCCGCCGAAACCGGGAAGCCGTCCGGCCTGCCGAACGCGCTGCCCAGCGGCATGCCCGGACTGCCGAACGGCAAGCCCGGCGGCACGAAGCCGGCCGATGGCGCCACCATCGGCGACCCCTGCGATCTGCTGACCCGGATCGAGGTCATCGCGCTGACCGGCCGTCAGGTCAGCCAGGTGGACCCCGACGGCGAGGACGAGACCGCCGCGGCCCGCTTCTGCCAGTGGCAGCTCACCGACGGCCAGCTCGCGGTCTTCCTCAGCCACACCACGAAGACCGAGTTCGCCCGGCAGGCCAGCACCGGCACGCCGGTCCCCGGCCTCGGCGACGACGCCTTCACCCAGTCCGGCCACCTGTACGTGCGCACCGGCACGCTGTTGCTCGACGTCTACGCCCGGGGCGGCGAGGACGCCGCGAACCTCAAGGTCGCCAAGCAGGTCGCCACGAAGATCCTGCCCAAGCTCGGGTAG
- a CDS encoding MarR family winged helix-turn-helix transcriptional regulator: MADSRAVLMALERMKQSHLTLHHAVARRLKINSIDAEAIAHLIADEPLTQEVLRARLLISKSAMTALVDRLVRDDFLVRHANPADRRSTLLTVSPRARHGWANGMQRVFDTMDPVAAALGPDAAAVVAEFLDRVTELQLKLADDVMRYRSEAGE, from the coding sequence GTGGCGGACAGCCGTGCGGTGCTCATGGCGCTGGAGCGGATGAAGCAGTCGCACCTGACGCTGCACCACGCGGTGGCGCGACGACTTAAGATCAACTCAATCGACGCGGAGGCGATCGCGCACCTGATAGCGGACGAACCGCTGACCCAGGAGGTGCTGCGCGCCCGGCTGCTGATCAGCAAGAGTGCGATGACCGCGCTGGTCGACCGTCTGGTGCGGGACGACTTCCTGGTCCGGCACGCGAACCCGGCGGACCGGCGCTCCACGCTGCTCACCGTCTCCCCCCGGGCCCGGCACGGCTGGGCGAACGGCATGCAGCGGGTCTTCGACACGATGGACCCGGTGGCGGCGGCGCTCGGGCCGGACGCCGCCGCCGTGGTGGCCGAGTTCCTCGACCGCGTCACCGAGCTGCAGCTCAAGCTGGCCGACGACGTGATGCGCTACCGCTCAGAAGCGGGGGAGTAG
- a CDS encoding TIGR03557 family F420-dependent LLM class oxidoreductase codes for MVSIGYTLMSEQSGPRELVDYAIRAEAAGFGHLVMSDHYNPWLESQGHSPYAWSVLGAVAHATSRVEMLSYVTCPIRRYHPAVVAQKASTVGVLSEGRFTLGLGSGENLNEHVVGPWPHVQDRHDMFEEALQIIRPLLAGERLTYSGTYFDVPEARIWDRPEAHVPMAVAISGSSSARLAAEYGDAVVAIEPDADLLNSYREAGGTGNRYGQVPICWGPDEKACRKIVHDQWRWSGLTWKVNAELPEPESFAAATQTVREEDVAEAVSCGPDVEKHVAAIQKFVDAGFSHVAVVQVGGDSQPEFLEWAQKELLPRF; via the coding sequence ATGGTGTCCATTGGCTATACGTTGATGAGTGAGCAGTCCGGACCGCGGGAGCTGGTGGATTACGCGATCCGCGCGGAGGCGGCCGGGTTCGGCCACCTGGTGATGTCCGACCACTACAACCCGTGGCTGGAGTCGCAGGGGCATTCGCCCTACGCCTGGTCGGTGCTCGGCGCGGTCGCGCACGCCACCTCGCGGGTGGAGATGCTGTCGTACGTCACCTGCCCGATCCGCCGCTACCACCCGGCCGTCGTGGCGCAGAAGGCGTCCACGGTCGGCGTGCTCTCCGAGGGCCGGTTCACGCTCGGGCTCGGCTCCGGCGAGAACCTGAACGAGCACGTGGTCGGGCCGTGGCCGCACGTGCAGGACCGGCACGACATGTTCGAGGAGGCGCTGCAGATCATCCGGCCGCTGCTGGCCGGCGAGCGGCTGACCTACTCCGGCACGTACTTCGACGTGCCCGAGGCCCGGATCTGGGACCGGCCCGAGGCGCACGTGCCGATGGCCGTCGCGATCTCCGGCAGTTCCTCGGCCCGGCTCGCGGCGGAGTACGGCGACGCGGTCGTGGCGATCGAGCCGGACGCGGACCTGCTGAACTCCTACCGGGAGGCGGGCGGCACCGGGAACCGGTACGGCCAGGTGCCGATCTGCTGGGGCCCGGACGAGAAGGCCTGCCGCAAGATCGTGCACGACCAGTGGCGCTGGTCCGGCCTCACCTGGAAGGTCAACGCGGAGCTGCCGGAGCCGGAGTCGTTCGCGGCCGCCACCCAGACCGTGCGCGAGGAGGACGTGGCCGAGGCGGTCAGCTGCGGGCCGGACGTGGAGAAGCACGTCGCCGCGATCCAGAAGTTCGTCGACGCCGGGTTCAGCCACGTGGCCGTGGTCCAGGTCGGCGGCGACAGCCAGCCGGAGTTCCTGGAGTGGGCGCAGAAGGAACTACTCCCCCGCTTCTGA